A single genomic interval of Romboutsia ilealis harbors:
- a CDS encoding sigma factor → MNKFKDKKIISLLKKSPENGLSLALDIYGGAVKTICKNILSDYKNEDIEEAISDTFFKLWQNIDNFEQDKRYIKSSRFIS, encoded by the coding sequence ATGAATAAGTTTAAAGATAAAAAAATCATCTCTCTGTTGAAAAAATCACCCGAGAATGGACTTAGCCTGGCCTTAGATATTTATGGTGGAGCTGTTAAAACAATTTGTAAAAATATATTATCTGATTATAAAAATGAAGATATAGAAGAAGCTATATCTGATACATTCTTTAAACTATGGCAAAATATTGATAATTTTGAACAAGATAAAAGATATATCAAGTCGTCTAGGTTTATCTCCTAA
- a CDS encoding McrB family protein, whose translation MKKSWEPIETDFINTIKSTSMSKSYKIPLLWAFYNNGNIKLKIDEDDIYNAFKEFYEKEENAKDLENQKSTQNYKNWSKKEYIKLAKDNPIKHLADKTSKYFYKENNLFCISGILEPYIHKKEFIQEYKDTIQSLENRYFKRETNNIKESDNKYMELKDLILSFEENYNENNTQDEKLRQEFTNKFPLDKLSTLEIERYALGKQPDNLCWWLEFNTVPLGSIKGGTAKKFKIYYSNKDNKWIYPSEFSNVEDAWIQLRKSIYDFIENFKYEKYELLNSYSLISSMNMFKTKLLYMYFPEKLLPIYSLDHIQKLLSYFGCLDEEIKDLNIIEANMKLKEIQDRSIEFKSWDGLKFMRFLYSYVFPTFNKEENINDEDIVEMDGEIIVIDIINKVSDYIKNQGYNYTYNQLSNLYLSLKTKPFTILAGISGTGKSKIIRLLADAIQADYTLISVRPDWNDATDLIGYKNLDDKFIKGQLTKAILKAQQNKNKSHLICLDEMNLARVEYYLSDYLSIIESRKKVGQDIITDNIVEYQENGENIKLHIPDNIYIIGTVNMDDTTFQFSRKVLDRANTIEFSDVDLDNLFFEVNEKVESLNVSNDFLKTTYLKTMDIEPEYREYAKEVNKKIIEINEILKKSQKQFAYRVRDEILFYLVENKKANLLHEDTAFDYQIMQKILPAISGSEESIYQVLIDLLNFVCETNTIDNIEEATNYLKETKVRYENSANKIIYMLKGYQNDGYVSYWY comes from the coding sequence ATGAAAAAAAGTTGGGAACCGATAGAAACAGACTTTATAAACACAATAAAATCAACAAGTATGAGCAAAAGCTACAAAATACCACTACTATGGGCATTTTATAATAATGGAAATATAAAACTAAAAATAGATGAAGATGATATATATAATGCATTTAAGGAATTCTATGAAAAAGAAGAAAATGCAAAAGACTTAGAAAATCAAAAGAGTACACAAAATTATAAAAATTGGAGTAAAAAAGAATACATAAAACTAGCAAAAGATAACCCTATAAAACACCTAGCAGATAAAACATCAAAGTATTTCTATAAAGAAAATAATCTATTCTGCATATCGGGAATATTAGAACCTTATATACATAAAAAAGAATTCATACAAGAATACAAAGATACAATACAAAGCCTAGAAAATAGATACTTTAAAAGAGAAACAAATAATATAAAAGAAAGTGATAATAAATACATGGAACTAAAAGATTTAATATTATCATTTGAAGAAAATTACAATGAAAATAATACTCAAGATGAAAAACTTAGACAAGAATTTACAAATAAATTTCCGCTAGATAAATTATCAACACTTGAAATAGAAAGATATGCACTAGGAAAACAACCAGACAATCTATGTTGGTGGTTAGAATTTAACACAGTACCATTAGGGAGCATAAAGGGTGGAACTGCGAAAAAATTTAAAATATATTATTCAAATAAAGATAATAAGTGGATATATCCATCAGAATTTTCAAACGTAGAAGATGCATGGATACAGTTAAGAAAAAGTATATATGATTTTATTGAAAACTTTAAATATGAAAAATACGAATTACTAAATAGCTATAGCTTAATATCATCTATGAATATGTTTAAAACGAAACTTTTATACATGTATTTCCCTGAAAAATTATTACCTATATATAGTTTAGATCATATACAAAAGTTATTATCTTACTTTGGATGCTTAGATGAAGAAATCAAAGATTTGAATATAATAGAAGCTAATATGAAATTAAAAGAAATACAAGATAGAAGTATTGAGTTTAAGTCATGGGATGGTTTAAAATTTATGAGATTTTTATACTCATATGTATTTCCAACCTTTAATAAAGAGGAAAATATTAATGATGAAGACATAGTGGAAATGGATGGAGAAATAATTGTAATAGATATTATAAATAAAGTTTCAGATTATATAAAAAATCAAGGATACAACTATACATACAACCAACTATCAAACCTGTACCTATCACTAAAAACAAAACCATTTACAATACTAGCAGGAATAAGTGGAACAGGAAAATCAAAAATAATAAGACTACTTGCAGATGCAATACAAGCAGACTACACACTAATAAGTGTAAGACCTGATTGGAACGATGCAACTGACCTAATAGGCTATAAAAACCTAGACGATAAATTTATAAAAGGTCAACTAACAAAAGCAATATTAAAAGCACAACAAAACAAAAATAAATCACACTTAATATGTCTAGACGAAATGAATTTAGCGAGAGTAGAATACTACCTAAGTGATTACCTAAGCATAATAGAAAGTCGTAAAAAAGTAGGACAAGATATAATAACTGATAACATAGTAGAATATCAAGAAAATGGTGAAAATATAAAATTACATATACCAGACAACATCTACATAATCGGAACAGTAAACATGGATGACACAACATTCCAATTTAGTAGAAAAGTATTAGATAGAGCAAATACAATAGAATTTTCAGACGTAGACTTAGACAACTTATTCTTTGAAGTAAATGAAAAAGTAGAAAGCTTAAATGTATCTAATGACTTTTTAAAAACAACATACTTAAAAACTATGGATATAGAACCAGAGTATAGAGAATATGCAAAAGAAGTAAACAAAAAAATAATAGAAATAAATGAAATACTTAAAAAATCACAAAAGCAATTTGCATATAGAGTAAGAGATGAAATACTATTTTACCTGGTAGAAAATAAGAAAGCTAATTTACTACATGAAGATACAGCATTTGACTATCAAATAATGCAAAAAATACTTCCTGCAATAAGTGGAAGTGAAGAAAGTATATATCAAGTTTTAATAGATTTATTAAACTTTGTATGTGAAACAAACACTATAGACAATATAGAAGAAGCAACGAACTATTTAAAAGAAACAAAAGTAAGATATGAAAATAGTGCAAATAAAATTATATATATGCTAAAAGGATATCAAAATGATGGGTATGTTAGTTACTGGTACTAA
- a CDS encoding DUF2357 domain-containing protein, whose translation MMGMLVTGTNKDILKVSTEDFTLYISGSSENKKFKATNNNKNINAHLGIITNYDYITETINSFNELEINNTNTMYPSFFEDGIYNIYLENNTNDKIDIYHEHKEIRENIITRGKNIFGSFKFNSDIGYSTFKIIKNSSEVLSLTIQVFPSKLDYMDDYNEILKDINEEITSLVFDFLNKTFSSVNICDNKNQTGLEFIVIINNIYEKLEKAIKRIERFPKHSVINEYNLKNKNKCKVVGVKESIKHLRKNHTSKNVVEVRKNTTLDIFENQYVKYIIKRILSKIKSVKLTLEKENKVDTNYYNKLNEYEKRLTHHLNTFFKNISDVNNNKLMTLAFKMTSGYKECYYYYLLLSKSLDISSGLYEISNKKLWNLYEIWCYIKIHSIIKELRYEAKENSIIQSTSNGLTLSLMQNKEAKCIYENKEGKKIELFYNKQYNKLPTTNQRPDTVLCLKGVGKTDRVYIFDAKYRIYVDKNEKICPMEYDINVMHRYRDSIVSKSSINNHFKYESVGAYVMFPCSDEKTFEENKYYKSIEKVNIGAIPMLPGSTSLMKKHLCKIINESYMEAINNNPVFDEEDDYYKFKNKNVMIVNTKDKNHFDIYKENRFYHIPKKSLSKLNIGVEYLAFYQPIDNSSSNNKFNNDFSIEYYAKIKDYYEYERGSCKEIKCKNGKEKDIYLRFELEEFKSIGPINRVEYGTRTLNYTTLYLLKIATTMHELYLNSRREIDVYKILKKISKDKDITLKKENNGYYLENDFIKILDNGDIKLNGNKVNITELIYLLK comes from the coding sequence ATGATGGGTATGTTAGTTACTGGTACTAATAAAGATATATTAAAAGTATCTACAGAGGATTTTACACTATACATATCTGGTAGTAGTGAAAATAAAAAGTTTAAAGCCACAAACAATAATAAAAATATAAATGCTCATTTAGGCATAATAACAAATTATGATTATATTACAGAAACTATAAATAGTTTTAATGAATTAGAAATAAACAATACTAATACAATGTATCCAAGCTTTTTTGAAGATGGAATATATAATATATATTTAGAAAATAACACTAATGATAAAATTGATATATATCATGAACACAAGGAAATAAGAGAAAACATAATAACTAGAGGTAAAAATATATTTGGATCTTTTAAGTTTAATTCAGATATAGGATATTCTACATTTAAAATTATAAAAAATTCTAGCGAAGTGTTATCTTTAACAATACAAGTATTTCCATCAAAACTTGATTATATGGATGACTATAATGAAATTTTAAAAGATATAAATGAAGAGATAACTTCATTGGTATTCGATTTTTTAAACAAGACTTTTTCAAGTGTAAATATATGTGATAACAAAAATCAAACGGGACTTGAGTTTATAGTTATAATTAATAACATATATGAAAAGCTAGAAAAAGCAATAAAGAGGATTGAAAGATTTCCAAAGCATAGTGTTATAAATGAATACAACTTAAAAAATAAAAATAAATGTAAAGTAGTAGGAGTAAAAGAAAGTATAAAGCATTTAAGAAAAAATCATACATCAAAAAATGTAGTTGAGGTTAGAAAAAATACAACTTTAGATATATTTGAAAATCAATATGTAAAATATATTATAAAAAGAATATTAAGCAAAATAAAGAGTGTTAAATTAACACTTGAAAAAGAGAATAAAGTTGATACTAATTATTATAATAAATTAAATGAATATGAAAAAAGGCTAACTCATCATCTTAATACATTTTTTAAAAATATAAGTGATGTAAACAATAATAAATTAATGACATTAGCCTTTAAAATGACAAGTGGATACAAAGAATGTTACTATTACTATTTACTTTTATCAAAAAGTTTAGATATAAGTAGTGGACTTTATGAAATTAGTAATAAAAAATTATGGAACCTATATGAAATATGGTGCTATATAAAAATACATAGCATTATAAAAGAGCTAAGATATGAAGCGAAAGAAAATTCCATAATACAATCAACATCGAATGGATTAACACTATCACTTATGCAAAACAAAGAAGCTAAATGTATATACGAAAATAAAGAAGGTAAAAAAATAGAACTATTTTACAATAAACAATACAACAAACTACCTACAACAAATCAAAGACCAGATACAGTACTTTGTCTAAAGGGTGTCGGGAAAACCGACAGGGTATATATATTTGATGCAAAGTATAGAATTTATGTTGATAAGAATGAAAAAATATGTCCTATGGAATATGATATAAATGTTATGCATAGATATAGAGATTCCATAGTAAGCAAAAGTAGCATAAACAATCATTTTAAATATGAATCAGTTGGAGCTTATGTAATGTTTCCTTGTAGTGATGAAAAAACATTTGAGGAAAATAAATATTACAAAAGTATAGAGAAAGTTAATATAGGGGCGATTCCTATGCTTCCAGGTTCAACTTCTCTTATGAAAAAACATTTATGTAAAATTATAAATGAATCATATATGGAAGCTATAAATAATAATCCTGTATTTGATGAAGAAGATGATTATTATAAGTTTAAGAATAAAAATGTAATGATAGTAAATACAAAGGATAAAAATCACTTTGATATTTATAAAGAAAATAGATTTTATCATATACCTAAAAAATCATTATCAAAGCTAAATATTGGAGTAGAGTATTTGGCATTTTATCAGCCAATTGATAATTCAAGTTCAAATAATAAGTTTAACAATGACTTTAGTATAGAGTACTATGCAAAAATAAAAGACTATTATGAGTATGAAAGAGGAAGTTGTAAAGAAATTAAATGTAAAAATGGTAAAGAAAAAGACATTTATTTAAGATTTGAACTTGAAGAATTTAAGAGTATAGGACCTATTAATAGAGTTGAATACGGAACAAGAACTTTAAATTATACCACTTTGTACTTGTTAAAAATAGCTACTACTATGCATGAGCTTTATTTAAATAGTAGAAGAGAAATAGATGTTTATAAGATACTAAAAAAGATTAGTAAAGATAAAGATATAACTCTTAAAAAAGAAAATAACGGATATTATCTAGAAAATGATTTTATTAAAATATTAGATAATGGTGATATAAAACTAAATGGAAATAAAGTAAATATAACTGAATTAATTTATTTATTAAAGTAA
- a CDS encoding LexA family protein translates to MLNLSQKQKLILDFLKSESSEKGYIPSVREICEHVGLKSISTVHSHLNKLEQLEYIKK, encoded by the coding sequence ATGCTTAACTTATCACAAAAACAAAAGCTTATACTTGATTTCTTAAAATCAGAATCATCAGAAAAAGGATACATTCCTAGCGTTCGAGAAATATGCGAACATGTAGGATTAAAATCAATATCAACAGTTCATTCTCATTTAAACAAACTTGAACAATTGGAATATATAAAAAAATGA
- a CDS encoding amidohydrolase, which translates to MDIYYNGKVFTGDKELQQAFVVENSKFIYVGNNKNALKYKNENSTLTNLKEKFVCAGFNDSHMHVLGYGYSLNMIDLTKTTSSLEEMKNAIKEYINSNNLRENEWVYGRGWNHDYFNDVNRFPTKDDLDEISTEYPICIIRTCGHICIVNSKALELSGINKNTLQIEGGQFDIDENNEPNGIFKENALNLIYNKIQNPDKEDIKNMILKACESLNSYGVTSAQTDDFIVFPEIDYEVIINAYKELANEGRLTVKIYEQAQLPHKEELENFLSKGYTTGVGNDYFKIGPLKLLGDGSLGARTAYLNEPYADDNSTFGMCTYTQEQFDDMVELAHKNNMQVAIHAIGDKAMDMVVNSIEKALDKYPRDNHRHGVVHCQLTNSDLLNRFRDLKLHAYIQSIFLDYDINIVEDRIGVDRAKTSYNFNTLFKETTMSNGSDCPVELPNVLNGIYCAVTRKTLNGKGPFLPNQALSVKDAILSFTRNGAYASFEENLKGDIAVGKAADFVLLSDNLLDIDVDKIKDVKVLKTFLDGRCVYSLS; encoded by the coding sequence ATGGATATTTATTATAATGGAAAAGTATTTACAGGAGATAAAGAACTACAACAAGCATTTGTAGTTGAAAATAGTAAATTTATATATGTAGGAAATAATAAAAATGCTCTTAAATATAAAAATGAAAACTCGACTTTAACTAATTTAAAAGAAAAGTTTGTATGTGCTGGATTTAATGATTCTCATATGCATGTTTTAGGCTATGGATATTCTTTAAACATGATAGATTTAACTAAAACAACTTCTTCTTTAGAAGAAATGAAAAATGCAATAAAAGAATATATAAACTCTAATAATTTAAGAGAAAATGAATGGGTATATGGTAGAGGTTGGAACCACGACTATTTTAATGATGTTAATAGATTTCCAACTAAAGATGATTTAGATGAAATTTCAACAGAATATCCAATATGTATAATAAGAACTTGCGGTCATATTTGTATTGTAAACTCAAAAGCACTAGAATTATCAGGTATAAATAAAAATACCTTACAAATTGAAGGTGGCCAATTTGATATAGATGAAAATAATGAGCCTAATGGTATATTTAAAGAAAATGCTCTTAATTTAATCTATAATAAAATACAAAATCCAGATAAAGAAGATATAAAAAATATGATATTAAAAGCCTGTGAAAGTTTAAACTCTTACGGAGTTACTTCTGCTCAAACTGATGACTTTATAGTATTTCCAGAAATTGATTATGAAGTAATAATAAATGCATACAAAGAACTTGCAAACGAAGGAAGGCTTACTGTTAAAATATATGAACAAGCTCAACTTCCTCATAAAGAAGAATTAGAAAATTTTTTATCTAAAGGATACACTACAGGTGTTGGTAATGATTATTTTAAAATAGGTCCTCTTAAATTATTAGGTGATGGATCATTAGGGGCTAGAACTGCTTATTTAAATGAACCTTATGCTGATGATAATAGCACTTTTGGAATGTGTACTTATACTCAAGAACAATTTGATGATATGGTTGAACTTGCTCATAAAAACAATATGCAAGTGGCAATACATGCCATAGGAGATAAGGCTATGGATATGGTTGTTAACTCAATAGAAAAGGCTTTAGATAAATATCCAAGAGATAATCACAGACATGGTGTTGTTCATTGTCAATTAACAAATAGTGATTTACTAAATAGGTTTAGAGATTTAAAACTTCATGCTTATATTCAGTCTATATTTTTAGATTATGATATTAATATAGTTGAGGATAGAATTGGAGTTGATAGAGCTAAAACTAGCTATAACTTTAATACTTTGTTTAAGGAAACTACTATGAGTAATGGCTCTGACTGCCCTGTTGAGTTGCCTAATGTACTTAATGGAATTTACTGCGCTGTTACTAGAAAAACTTTAAATGGTAAAGGTCCATTTTTACCTAATCAAGCACTTAGTGTTAAAGATGCAATACTTTCTTTTACAAGAAATGGTGCTTATGCTTCTTTTGAGGAGAATTTAAAGGGTGATATAGCTGTTGGTAAGGCTGCTGATTTTGTATTGTTAAGTGATAATCTTTTAGATATTGATGTTGATAAAATAAAAGATGTAAAAGTTTTAAAGACTTTCTTAGATGGAAGATGTGTTTATAGTTTAAGTTAA
- a CDS encoding DEAD/DEAH box helicase — protein sequence MKLKEGIYEQVISNKIHEEIKNRENEINIQKEEIEKEEAKIVLSKYLQEVTKKSLNLMKNKDINKQIQLCNQIINYLSEQVEDEEIKENNIHKNGEILLSIEEKLNKSKIKNNNIRPITPISQSYLFTNSNNEPDLISELKREIASSDSIDILVSFIRWSGLRLIKDELIEHTKTKKLRIITTSYMGASEFRAIKFLSQLPNTEIKISYDTQRTRLHAKSYMFNRNTGFTTAYIGSSNISKDAMTTGLEWNMKVSEKDSKNIVDKFKATFESYFNDEEFKTFTEADEEKLKIELKKARGNDYKSENEDIANIDVRPYHYQQEILDTLAVEREVLGHNKNLVVAATGVGKTVISAFDYKNFRNNNKGKVNRLLFIAHREDILMQSMKTFRTILRDRNFGGLYTGNFTPDNIDHVFMTIQTFNSKKFDENISKDFYDFIIVDEFHHASALSYQKLLSHFTPKVLLGLTATPERMDGKDVLEYFDGRISSEMRLGEAIDKKLLTPFQYFCVSDELDLSKIKWSKGRYDNKELTNLLTVDKLNAKKRADLILKSIDDYIADIDEVVGLGFCVSIDHANFMANYFNEKGIPSVAISSKCSIDERDKAKFGLVNGKYKFAFVVDLYNEGVDIPEINTILFLRPTDSLTVFLQQLGRGLRLSDNKECLTVLDYVGQAHKNYNFYEKFSAIAKKKGKALKEEIESGFITLPKGCHLHMEKQAKEYILRNINSFINNKTTITNKIKTFEIESGKKLSLTNFIEFYNITLKEIYKTKNSFYRLCANAKVKEDFNDIDEQSLAGGMLRLINTDSIRLLKFWINTLENYKEDKTISFNDSEEKMLLMLHYTLYTKSPKDLGINSINEFLQRLYSNKVIYEEIIEILKYNLSHIKVKTFNDNLSFDTNLEVHATYTMEQILASLGKHTLEYKYPLREGVLYIEDKKTDVFLITLNKVEKHFSPSTMYEDYAINDELFNWQSQSRTSIDSPTGKRYINHRDSGNNILLFVRENKSEDGVTSPYTYLGPADIVSHSGSKPISIVWKLRNKLPASIAVKAEKAL from the coding sequence ATGAAACTAAAAGAAGGTATATACGAACAAGTAATATCTAATAAAATACATGAAGAAATAAAAAATAGAGAAAATGAAATAAATATACAAAAAGAAGAAATAGAAAAAGAAGAAGCAAAAATAGTACTATCAAAATACCTACAAGAAGTAACTAAGAAAAGCTTAAACCTAATGAAAAATAAAGACATAAACAAACAAATACAACTGTGCAACCAAATAATAAACTACCTATCAGAACAAGTAGAAGACGAAGAAATAAAAGAAAACAACATACATAAAAATGGAGAAATATTACTATCAATAGAAGAAAAACTTAACAAATCAAAAATTAAAAATAATAACATAAGACCTATAACACCAATATCACAAAGTTACCTATTTACAAATTCAAACAATGAACCAGATTTAATAAGTGAATTAAAAAGAGAAATAGCAAGCAGTGACAGTATAGATATATTAGTATCATTCATAAGATGGAGCGGACTAAGGCTAATAAAAGATGAACTAATAGAACATACAAAAACAAAAAAATTAAGAATAATAACAACATCATATATGGGAGCTAGTGAATTTAGAGCTATAAAGTTTTTATCACAACTTCCTAATACTGAAATAAAAATATCTTATGACACACAAAGAACAAGATTACATGCTAAAAGCTATATGTTTAATAGAAATACAGGATTCACAACAGCATACATAGGATCATCAAATATATCAAAAGATGCAATGACTACAGGACTTGAATGGAATATGAAAGTAAGTGAAAAAGACTCAAAAAATATCGTGGACAAATTCAAAGCAACCTTTGAAAGCTACTTTAACGATGAAGAATTTAAAACATTTACAGAAGCGGATGAAGAAAAACTAAAAATAGAATTAAAAAAAGCTAGAGGCAATGATTATAAATCAGAAAATGAAGACATAGCTAATATAGATGTTAGACCATATCACTATCAACAAGAAATACTAGATACACTAGCAGTTGAAAGAGAAGTACTAGGGCATAATAAAAATTTAGTAGTAGCAGCTACAGGAGTAGGAAAAACTGTAATATCAGCATTTGATTATAAAAACTTCAGAAATAATAATAAAGGAAAAGTAAATAGATTATTATTTATTGCTCATAGAGAAGATATATTAATGCAAAGTATGAAAACTTTTAGAACTATACTTAGAGATAGAAACTTTGGTGGATTATACACAGGAAATTTTACTCCAGATAATATAGACCATGTATTTATGACAATACAAACGTTCAACTCTAAAAAGTTTGATGAAAATATAAGTAAAGACTTTTATGACTTTATAATAGTTGATGAGTTTCATCATGCTAGTGCTTTAAGCTATCAAAAGCTACTTTCACATTTTACACCTAAAGTACTTTTAGGACTTACAGCAACACCAGAAAGAATGGATGGAAAAGATGTACTAGAATACTTTGATGGAAGAATAAGTAGTGAAATGAGATTAGGAGAAGCAATAGATAAAAAATTACTTACACCTTTTCAATACTTCTGCGTAAGTGATGAACTAGATTTAAGTAAAATAAAATGGTCAAAAGGTAGATATGACAATAAAGAACTTACAAATCTACTTACAGTAGATAAATTAAATGCTAAGAAAAGAGCAGATTTAATTCTAAAAAGTATAGATGACTATATAGCAGATATAGATGAAGTAGTTGGACTTGGATTTTGTGTAAGTATAGATCATGCAAACTTTATGGCAAACTATTTTAATGAAAAAGGTATACCATCAGTAGCTATAAGTTCTAAATGTAGTATAGATGAAAGAGATAAAGCAAAATTTGGACTTGTAAATGGTAAATATAAATTTGCCTTTGTAGTTGATTTATATAATGAAGGTGTAGATATACCAGAAATAAACACAATACTATTTTTAAGACCAACTGATAGTTTAACAGTATTTTTACAGCAATTAGGAAGAGGGCTAAGACTTAGTGATAACAAAGAGTGCCTAACAGTACTTGATTATGTAGGACAAGCACACAAAAATTATAACTTTTATGAAAAGTTTTCAGCAATAGCAAAGAAAAAAGGCAAAGCATTAAAAGAAGAAATAGAAAGTGGATTTATAACACTTCCAAAAGGTTGCCATTTACATATGGAAAAGCAAGCTAAGGAATATATACTAAGAAATATAAATTCATTTATAAATAATAAAACAACAATAACTAATAAAATCAAAACTTTTGAAATAGAAAGTGGCAAAAAGTTAAGCCTTACAAACTTTATAGAATTTTATAACATAACATTAAAAGAAATATACAAAACTAAAAATAGCTTTTATAGACTTTGTGCAAATGCAAAAGTAAAAGAAGATTTTAATGATATAGATGAACAAAGTTTAGCAGGTGGCATGTTAAGACTTATAAATACAGATTCAATAAGACTTCTTAAATTTTGGATAAATACATTAGAAAATTATAAAGAAGATAAAACAATAAGCTTTAATGATAGCGAAGAAAAAATGCTACTTATGCTACATTACACTTTATATACAAAATCACCTAAAGACTTAGGCATAAATAGTATAAATGAGTTTTTACAAAGGCTTTATAGCAATAAAGTTATTTATGAAGAAATTATAGAAATACTTAAATATAATCTAAGTCATATAAAAGTAAAAACATTTAATGATAATTTAAGTTTTGATACTAATTTAGAAGTACATGCGACTTACACTATGGAACAGATTTTAGCATCACTTGGAAAACATACTTTAGAATATAAATATCCACTAAGAGAAGGTGTACTATATATTGAAGATAAGAAAACAGATGTATTTTTAATAACCTTAAACAAGGTTGAAAAGCATTTTTCTCCTTCAACTATGTATGAAGACTACGCTATAAATGATGAACTATTTAACTGGCAAAGTCAAAGTAGGACAAGCATAGATTCACCAACAGGTAAAAGGTATATAAATCATAGAGATAGTGGTAATAATATATTGTTGTTTGTTAGGGAAAATAAAAGTGAAGATGGTGTAACAAGTCCATATACTTACTTAGGTCCTGCTGATATTGTAAGTCATAGTGGAAGCAAACCAATAAGTATAGTGTGGAAATTAAGAAATAAATTACCTGCAAGTATAGCAGTAAAAGCAGAAAAGGCATTATAA
- a CDS encoding beta/alpha barrel domain-containing protein, translated as MIENNKSKYVPELTSNLRNNYVSIPSIISKASGIRIFGKRLKSFIFTTDVAIIKNTNADAVIAVYPFTPQPTITQAILSVSDIPVLCGVGGGLTHGTRSANIALHAEFQGAIGAILNSPAPDETIRYVKESIDIPVVVTIVSELTDVQSKIDAGADILNVSGGANTPKIIRKIREKFPYIPIIATGGTTEESILETIEAGANAITYTPPTNAQLFKHKMQEYRDIENKKYNKEFE; from the coding sequence ATGATTGAAAATAATAAATCTAAGTATGTACCTGAATTAACATCAAACTTAAGAAATAATTATGTATCAATTCCAAGTATAATATCTAAAGCATCAGGAATAAGAATCTTTGGAAAAAGACTTAAGTCATTCATTTTTACTACTGATGTTGCAATAATAAAAAACACTAACGCTGATGCTGTAATAGCAGTATACCCATTTACACCTCAGCCAACAATTACCCAGGCAATACTATCAGTATCAGATATACCTGTTTTATGTGGTGTTGGTGGAGGATTAACACATGGAACAAGATCTGCAAATATAGCTTTACATGCAGAGTTTCAAGGGGCAATAGGTGCAATACTAAACTCACCAGCACCTGATGAAACTATTAGATATGTAAAAGAATCAATAGATATTCCAGTAGTTGTGACTATAGTATCAGAGTTAACAGATGTACAAAGTAAGATTGATGCAGGAGCAGATATCTTAAATGTAAGCGGAGGAGCTAATACGCCTAAGATTATTCGTAAGATTAGAGAAAAGTTTCCATATATCCCTATTATTGCAACTGGAGGGACAACTGAAGAATCAATCCTAGAAACAATTGAAGCTGGTGCAAATGCTATTACTTATACGCCACCAACAAATGCACAATTATTCAAACATAAAATGCAAGAATATAGAGATATTGAAAATAAAAAGTATAATAAAGAATTTGAGTAA